The genomic interval ATATTTCTATCTGAGTTTAACTCTTTTGATAGCAATGCAGAAAGATTTGCTTTTGCAGGTTTAAACTTTGTAAGAATTTGCGCCGCTTGAAGTCGTGAATTTTGTTTTAATTTAATTGCGTGCATTAAATTTCATCTAATTTAATTGTTTCTAAGTGCTCTATTCTTTTTTCTACTGGTGGATGCGTAGAAAATAACGACATTAATGTGCGTGAATTAAAAGGACTTACAATAAACATATGCGCTGTTGTCGGGTTTATATTCTCCCCATAGCGAGCGGCAGGAGCAGAAATTTTTCTTAACGCACTGGCAAGTGCCAAAGGTTTATGTGAAATTCTGGCACCTGTTGCATCGGCCTCAAACTCTCTTGAACGAGATACAGCCGCCTGAATAAGCATTGCAGCAATTGGAGCGATAATTCCAACAAAAAGCAACATAATCAAACGGAAATTACCACTTTGACGGTTATTGCCTCCAAACATTGCTCCCCACTGTGCAAAGCGAGCAAGCATAAAAATCGCGCCTGCCAATGTTGCAGCTATAGAGCCAATTAGTATGTCGCGATTTTTAACATGGGAAAGCTCATGCGCAAGCACACCAAGAAGCTCGTCTTTTGTTAGCATTTCTACAATTGAGTTTGTAACTGCAACCGACGCATTTTGTGGGTTTCTGCCTGTTGCAAAAGCGTTTGGCATAGGGTTTTCTACTATATAGAGCTTCGGCATTGGTATACCTGCATTTTGAGTGAGTTTTCTTACACCTTCAAAAAGCCATGGCATCTGGCTTTCCTCCAGCGGTTTTGCCCTGTACATTGCAAGCACAATTTTATCTGAAAACCAATAAGACACAAAGTTCATAACAGCGGCAAAAAGGAATGCTATAACCATGCCACTTCTTCCGCCGACAAGCATACCAATTGCAACTAGCAATATGGTCATTAACATCATCAAAAAAACTGTTCTAAAAATATTCATTTCATACCTCCGAAAATCTTTTCTACGCTTTCATATTGTTCAAAAATAAAACCCAATGGAATTTTGTTGTTAATTGCAAAAATGTCCGCGCCGACAACAACTTTGTTTGCAGGGTGCACTGTTTCTATAAGCAATGCGCCAAGACCACAAGCAATAACAATCCCCTTTTTAGGCAAAATACTGATAAGCTGGCCGCAAACAAAATTTTCGCCAATTGGCCCGGTAAATATTTTTGCGCCAATAACTTTAAATGTAGTTGTTTGAGCGTTTAGCACCATTGCAGTGTGAGCACTAGGCCAAGGGTTCGTGCCACGGATTAGGTTTAAAATATCTTGAGCATTTTTTTGCCACTTTATAAAACCATCAGATTTTTTTAGCGAGTGGGCAACCGTTACAGTGCCCTCTTGCTTTATGCCCGCACAGTCGCCTTTCTTTATTTTATCTAATGTTTCATGCATAACTTCTATGCCAAGTGTTGTTAATTTTTCAAAAAGTTCTTTTGCACTATCTTGAGGTAAAACTGACATTTCCTTTTGCACTAAAACTGGCCCGCTGTCTAATGTTTTTTCAAGCCAGAAAGAAGAAACTCCTGTTTTACTTTCCCCATTTATTAATGCCCACTGAACCGGAGCCGCTCCGCGGTATTTTGGCAACAGCGAAAAATGTATGTTAAAGCAACCA from Endomicrobiales bacterium carries:
- the fmt gene encoding methionyl-tRNA formyltransferase, translating into MVNKKLRIIFFGTPEVAANFLKDATKTEAVLCVFTQSDKPKGRKLMLTASAVKTAALKLSLPVYQPEKLSNEDVKIIKNFKPDVGVVVAYGKLIPQSVFSIPLYGCFNIHFSLLPKYRGAAPVQWALINGESKTGVSSFWLEKTLDSGPVLVQKEMSVLPQDSAKELFEKLTTLGIEVMHETLDKIKKGDCAGIKQEGTVTVAHSLKKSDGFIKWQKNAQDILNLIRGTNPWPSAHTAMVLNAQTTTFKVIGAKIFTGPIGENFVCGQLISILPKKGIVIACGLGALLIETVHPANKVVVGADIFAINNKIPLGFIFEQYESVEKIFGGMK
- a CDS encoding zinc metalloprotease HtpX, producing MNIFRTVFLMMLMTILLVAIGMLVGGRSGMVIAFLFAAVMNFVSYWFSDKIVLAMYRAKPLEESQMPWLFEGVRKLTQNAGIPMPKLYIVENPMPNAFATGRNPQNASVAVTNSIVEMLTKDELLGVLAHELSHVKNRDILIGSIAATLAGAIFMLARFAQWGAMFGGNNRQSGNFRLIMLLFVGIIAPIAAMLIQAAVSRSREFEADATGARISHKPLALASALRKISAPAARYGENINPTTAHMFIVSPFNSRTLMSLFSTHPPVEKRIEHLETIKLDEI